A window of the Lactuca sativa cultivar Salinas chromosome 5, Lsat_Salinas_v11, whole genome shotgun sequence genome harbors these coding sequences:
- the LOC111897220 gene encoding histone H1, with protein MASMKATAAKKAPSKTKPKSHPTYAEMIKEAIVTLKERTGSSQYAIAKHIEDTQKDLPANFKKLLLVQLKKLVAAGKLTKVKNSFKLGVVEKPTTVKKAPAATKKVVAKEDSVAKKAAAPKAKSATQVKSKAKAKVKTPIKAKKAVKKSIPAKKPKSIKSPAKKVAVKKTMK; from the exons ATGGCGTCTATGAAAGCAACAGCTGCCAAGAAAGCTCCCTCTAAAACGAAACCCAAGTCTCACCCTACTTACGCAGAG ATGATCAAAGAAGCAATTGTGACATTGAAGGAGAGGACTGGATCTAGCCAGTACGCCATTGCGAAACACATCGAGGATACCCAAAAGGATTTGCCGGCGAATTTCAAAAAGCTTTTGTTGGTTCAGTTGAAAAAACTCGTTGCAGCCGGAAAACTTACCAAGGTTAAGAACTCGTTTAAGCTTGGAGTTGTTGAGAAACCGACCACCGTGAAGAAAGCTCCGGCAGCAACTAAAAAAGTTGTTGCTAAAGAAGATTCGGTGGCAAAGAAGGCCGCGGCCCCTAAAGCTAAATCCGCTACTCAAGTGAAATCAAAGGCGAAGGCGAAAGTGAAGACACCCATTAAGGCTAAAAAGGCTGTGAAGAAATCAATTCCGGCGAAGAAACCAAAGAGTATTAAGTCGCCGGCGAAGAAGGTTGCAGTAAAGAAGACGATGAAATGA